TGAGCAAAAAATGCACGACTTGTGGCACAGCTTGAGAAAGTATATTCATCATTTTCAAACAGTGGATAGCTTGCGTAAGGCATACCATAGGCAGCATCTATTTCACCGGACTGCAATGCCATGGTAAGGGTATCTCCGTCTGAAATAGTACGGACGGTAATCTCATCATATCCCGGTTCTCCGTTCCAATATTCCTCATTCTTTACCAATTTAAGTTCTTCTCCCGATACCAGAGACTCTGCTTTATACGGTCCTGTGCCCGCTACAATTCCGTCCTCTGTCACTCCTGCCGCAACGTCTACGATACAACCGTATGGATCGCTGAGATAGTTTAATAATGTTGGTTTTGGCTCTGTTGTCTTAATCGTAACAGTTTGTCCCTCTGCCGTAATCGTATCAATCATTAAATCGCCTTTTGCGCGCTCATGTACTTTGACCAAATCCTCCAGACACTCTTTTACAGCCTGACCATCCATAGCTCTTCCGCTGGTAAATTTCACATTATCCTGCAATGTGATTTTCCAAGTCAGTTCATCTACATTCTCATAGCTTTTTGCCAGCCAAGGCTGGATTTCCATGTTGTCTGAATATTTAAAAAGTGTCTCTCCGATACCATATCGAATACAAGCCCAGCCGGAATAGGTATTATGTGGGTTCACGTCAGGTTCTTCATTTTCAGGATTAAAGGTGGTATCTCCGAATACAAACGTCTTTTTTCCTGTTTCCGCTGTTTTTTCCGTATCTGCTTTCTTGGTATCACCGGAAGAACAGCCTGCCAAAAGCCCTGTTCCCATGCACACTGCCAAAAACAATGCGGATATTTTTTTCATTTTTCTCATTTGTTCTTTCTCCTTTTCTAAATATTTTCTTATTTTCTGCTGTTACGGGGATCTAAATAATCCCTTAAGGTATCTCCCAAAAGATTAAAAATAACTACAATAATAAAAATCGCAATTCCCGGCCCGATGATTACCCAAGGATAGGTTTGCAGCATGCTTCTTCCACCGCTCATCATATTCCCCAGTTCAGCAACCGGAGGCTGTGCTCCCAGCCCCAAAAAGGATAATCCTGCTAGCTCCATCAGCATTGTTCCGATATCCAGCATAGCCGTAACTAAAATCGGTCCTATACAATTCGGCAGAATATGCTTCACTATCACCTGTATGGAATTATTTCCGGCAA
The DNA window shown above is from Blautia hansenii DSM 20583 and carries:
- a CDS encoding ABC transporter substrate-binding protein; its protein translation is MRKMKKISALFLAVCMGTGLLAGCSSGDTKKADTEKTAETGKKTFVFGDTTFNPENEEPDVNPHNTYSGWACIRYGIGETLFKYSDNMEIQPWLAKSYENVDELTWKITLQDNVKFTSGRAMDGQAVKECLEDLVKVHERAKGDLMIDTITAEGQTVTIKTTEPKPTLLNYLSDPYGCIVDVAAGVTEDGIVAGTGPYKAESLVSGEELKLVKNEEYWNGEPGYDEITVRTISDGDTLTMALQSGEIDAAYGMPYASYPLFENDEYTFSSCATSRAFFAHMNFESPIIQDAAVRKAIAMGIDKEGFVNTLLDGNGYPAVGTYPENFSFGGDAVTTESYNPEEAKKVLEEAGWVDLDGDGIREKDGQALKIRWLTYPSRQELPLLAEAVQATLKEIGMDVVINSTADHNSIRADSSAWDVYASAMVTAPTGDPEYFFTTHCLDSSAVNNGHYHSDKLEQLEAEMAKTFDTERRGELAVEMQQTILDDNAFVFCSHLKMSMISKANVTGLTAHPCDFYEITVDLAPAE